A stretch of DNA from Cannabis sativa cultivar Pink pepper isolate KNU-18-1 chromosome X, ASM2916894v1, whole genome shotgun sequence:
TCACCGTATAATCAGCTCCCGTACACGTAAACGTACTGGTGGCATCGTCGTAGGCGTAGCTATACGATCTGGGACACGCGGACTTAAACATCTCAGAGTAAACTGACGGCCTACAAGTGGCGGGTGTACCATACGCGCCGCTGCAACAGTATTCTGGGGTCCCGAAAGCCTCGCACGCGCTCTTACACGCGTTACCGTTCCTGACCCTCAACTCCGACGGGCATTGCTGGTTCAAGTCGGTGGGGCAACCCGTGGAGGCGCACAGGCCCGACCCGCCAGTTCCTTCAACGACCATGGGCAAGTTATAGCCGTCGACGAGGCTGACGTCGTAGAAGTCCTGCCCGCCGGTTCCTAAAGTGAACTCGGCGAGGGTCGCTGGCGGTGCAGCTCCGGCGCCGTTGCACTCGACCACGCCAGAACCACAGTCTCCGGTGAGACAGGACCCGGATCCTGATTCATCAAAAGTACAACCCGTCCGACCCCAAAAACGACCCGACCAACCCGTCGGAGCCAGGAAAGATCGAGAGGTGTCCTTTGGTAGCTCGAATCCT
This window harbors:
- the LOC115704583 gene encoding thaumatin-like protein 1 — its product is MDPYSRFSFSLILSFVVLLLTSRGVTAATFNFVNRCDYTVWPGILANAGSPRLDSTGFELPKDTSRSFLAPTGWSGRFWGRTGCTFDESGSGSCLTGDCGSGVVECNGAGAAPPATLAEFTLGTGGQDFYDVSLVDGYNLPMVVEGTGGSGLCASTGCPTDLNQQCPSELRVRNGNACKSACEAFGTPEYCCSGAYGTPATCRPSVYSEMFKSACPRSYSYAYDDATSTFTCTGADYTVTFCPSSPSQKSTRDTTPTAAGSQSGATYSDPGQQQQQPEVTYPEAGSGSGTGSGSGGTLLADGTWLAGLAMGDSPRTVLSPSTLRVALIAFVAFYSILLRKL